acttagatatgcttacatatgcatatatttgccattttgaagttattttgcatattgaaaatatatagagaaaaattgggtatcaatagatactacgttcattctctttccatagATAAGGGCCAACTGTTCATAGTGACTTCTTATCCATTCCGCATcgttgagttcagcttcctgtatgattatTAAAGAAGGAATATCTACCTCGGCTGAgatgacaacctcggtaccataaaccagcatgtagggggttgcctcggttgacgtgcgaactgtggtgcggtacactaacaaagcaaagggtaacttctcatgccactgctcgtgattctctaccattttccttagtatcttcttaatgttcttgttggcggcttctacggctccattcatctgaggtctgtaggcggtggaattcttgtgcctgattttgaaagtttcacatataactttcatcagatcactattgtgGTTGGCAGCgttgtcagtaataatggacttggGAACTCTGAATCAGCGGACAATACGATCATTGACAAAATCTAtgacaactttcttggttacagctttgtaagatgcagcttctacccattttgtgaagtaaacaatggctaccagaataaaccggtGTCCGTTTGAAGtcgtgggctcaatcggaccaataacatccattccccaggaaACGAAtagccaaggtgagcttgttgcattgagcttgtttggtggcacttttatcatgtcggcatgcacttgacatttgaaagcatttgcggacatactgaatacaattcgtctccatggtcatccaaaagtaacctgccctgagtatcttcttggccagaacgaaaccattcatgtgcgggccacatgtcccagcatgcacatcctcaagtagcttagacgCTTCCTTTATGTTGACATACCTTAGCAAACCAAAAtccggagttcttctgtacaagttccctccgttgtggaagaagtgatttgacaactTCCGGAGCGTGCATTTATGAATGTGACTTGcgtgctccggatattctccttttgataagtgcTCTgcgatgtcatggaaccaaggctttccatctgcttcttcctcgacatgagcacaatatgccggctgattatggattttcactgaaatgggatcaatatagttcttatctggatgctgtatcattgatgacaaagtcACTAATGCGTCtgcgaactcattctgaattctgggcacatgtcggaattctatcttcatgaacctccttttcaattcctacacatggtgcagatatgacaatatcttggaattttttggtagcccattctccttgcacCTGGTGCACAAGTAAATCTGAATCGTCGATCAccaacaactcctgaatgttcatgtcgactgccatgttgagccctagtatgtagtcttcatattctgccatgttgttggtgtaagGAAATTTGAGTTTAGTAGATACCAGATAATGCagacccatttctgataccaaaactgctccaatgcctactcctttgaaatttgcggctctgTCAAAGAACATcatccaaccgtcatatgcttccgTAATGTCTTATCCTATGAATTATACTTCTACAtcaagaaaatacattttcaaagtttcgtattctcctcccaccggattttcagcgaggtgatctgccaatgcttgtcccttgactgcctcttgagttacatagacgatgtcgaactcacttagcagtattttccatttagccaacttccccgtaggcatgggcttctgaaatatatacttcagaggatctatcctggatatgaggtacgtagtgtaggcacagaaataatgcctcaacttctgggctatccaggtcaaagcacaacaagtgcgttcaagcagagaataccgtgcttcataaggtgtgaatttcttactcaggtaatatatggcttgctcctttcttcctgtctcatcatgttgtccaaAAACATATCCAAAGTCTCCATCTAATACGGACATATAAAGTAGCAAAGTtcatcctggttctggcgggactagaACTGGTGGtatggataggtactccttgatcttgtcaaaagccttctgacaatcctcggtccaacttgtctcggcatccttcctcatccatccaaatctggtgataacctacgaagcaatctacaaaggattggagtttatacttggcgcagttatcaatcaggatgtgtatattcggcagtGGCAAATtgtccttaggacttgctctgtttaaatcccgataatcaacacataccctgaccttcccgtctttattcggaactggcacaatgttagctaaccatgttGGTTCCTCAACCactctgagaaccttggctttgatttgcttggtaacttcctccttgattttcaaactcatgc
This sequence is a window from Nicotiana sylvestris chromosome 3, ASM39365v2, whole genome shotgun sequence. Protein-coding genes within it:
- the LOC138887398 gene encoding uncharacterized protein → MANMVDQVLESHKIIFHEDELPPEGLNQNRSLHSMVQFEDKFIAMVLADTIWGTAEEEALARLKDLFLEDEHMDCSAIIKEEEEEEGLSIQTVAKGAFKCFSNLVLNVIITFPDEPVTVTCNEITQQENSDSEEEDEIPEEIVREVENFENKPKYNLDETEAVNLGDAETVKATCISIHFSPTEKKKYIHFLKEYEDIFAWPYDDMTGLSIYMVAHKLPTNPICPPVKQKLRKFKPGMSLKIKEEVTKQIKAKVLRVVEEPTWLANIVPVPNKDGKVRVCVDYRDLNRASPKDNLPLPNIHILIDNCAKAANFKGVGIGAVLVSEMGLHYLVSTKLKFPYTNNMAEYEDYILGLNMAVDMNIQELLVIDDSDLLVHQVQGEWATKKFQDIVISAPCVGIEKEHPDKNYIDPISVKIHNQPAYCAHVEEEADGKPWFHDIAEHLSKGEYPEHASHIHKCTLRKLSNHFFHNGGNLYRRTPDFGLLRYVNIKEASKLLEDVHAGTCGPHMNVHADMIKVPPNKLNATSSPWLFVSWGMDVIGPIEPTTSNGHRFILVAIVYFTKWVEAASYKAVTKKVVIDFVNDRIVR